A genomic segment from Triticum dicoccoides isolate Atlit2015 ecotype Zavitan chromosome 1A, WEW_v2.0, whole genome shotgun sequence encodes:
- the LOC119267329 gene encoding tobamovirus multiplication protein 2A-like: MAACRGFFECLLRLLNFFLTVAGLAMVGYGIYLLVEWMRISGGGGGAPPSPAPPAELLTFGRPMLTVVALGEGGSFFDKLPKAWFIYLFIGVGAVIFVVSLFGCIGAGTRNTCCLCCYSFLVILLILAEAGGAAFIFFDHSWKDVIPVDKTQNFDAMYDFLNENWKIARWVALGVVVFEVLLFLLALAVRAMNKPAEYDSDDEIIGTARSTSIRQPLIHSQNAPATGVPVPTLDQRASRNDAWSQRMREKYGLDTSQFTYNPSDATRYQQNGAPPAEERSRCTVM; this comes from the exons ATGGCGGCGTGCCGGGGATTCTTCGAGTGCCTGCTCAGGCTGCTCAACTTTTTCCTCACCGTCGCCGGCCTTGCCATGGTCGGCTACGGGATCTACCTGCTCGTGGAGTGGATGaggatctccggcggtggcggaggGGCACCGCCGTCTCCGGCCCCGCCGGCTGAGTTGCTTACGTTCGGCCGCCCGATGCTCACGGTCGTGGCCCTTGGAGAAGGAGGCAGTTTCTTCGACAAGCTACCCAAAGCATG GTTCATCTATTTGTTCATTGGTGTTGGTGCTGTTATCTTCGTCGTTTCTCTATTTGGCTGCATTGGAGCAGGGACAAGGAATACGTGTTGCTTGTGTTGT TATTCTTTCTTGGTCATATTATTAATCCTTGCTGAGGCTGGAGGTGCTGCATTCATATTCTTTGACCATAGCTGGAAAGAT GTAATTCCAGTGGATAAGACACAAAACTTTGATGCCATGTATGACTTTCTGAATGAAAACTGGAAGATTGCAAGATGGGTTGCTCTTGGTGTTGTTGTTTTTGAG GTATTGCTTTTCTTGTTAGCTCTTGCTGTCAGGGCAATGAACAAACCTGCCGagtatgacagtgatgatgaaatcATTGGAACTGCTCGAAGCACTAGCATCCGTCAGCCTCTCATCCATTCCCAGAATGCTCCGGCTACTGGTGTTCCCGTCCCAACACTTGATCAACGTGCGAGCAGAAATGATGCATGGAGCCAAAGGATGCGAGAGAAG TATGGTCTGGACACAAGCCAATTTACTTACAACCCATCAGATGCAACCAGATATCAGCAAAATGGGGCACCTCCAGCTGAAGAAAGGAGCCGTTGCACTGTAATGTGA